Proteins encoded in a region of the Thermocaproicibacter melissae genome:
- a CDS encoding DUF5592 family protein — MTYIIPKQLKEEMKLIDRPIRLWWKDFLALCVLLGTFLMFKTLVHSWLIVPYWIIASVSSLFLIQPAPGNPKKRNWEAIILYISKDQYTHYSINHVPDMKVKKDA; from the coding sequence ATGACATATATAATACCAAAGCAGCTGAAGGAAGAAATGAAGCTGATTGACCGACCTATACGTCTATGGTGGAAAGACTTCTTGGCGCTGTGCGTATTACTTGGAACATTCCTAATGTTCAAAACACTAGTACATTCCTGGCTGATTGTTCCCTATTGGATTATCGCATCAGTCAGTAGTCTTTTTCTAATCCAGCCCGCACCAGGCAATCCCAAAAAACGAAATTGGGAAGCAATTATCTTGTATATAAGCAAGGATCAATATACGCATTATTCCATCAATCATGTTCCAGATATGAAGGTGAAAAAAGATGCTTGA